The Nitrospira sp. sequence GAGATCTTCGGGAAGGAACACTTCTACCTCGAAGTGCAAGCCAACGGCCTCGATCACCAGCGCATCGCCAATGCCGGCCTGATCGAAATCCACAAAAAGATGAACATCCCGATGGCAGGCACCAACGACTGTCACTACCTCAAAAAAGAGGATTCCCACCCGCACGAACTGATGCTCTGCCTCCAAACCGGCAAGACCCTCAGCGACCCGAACCGGATGAAGTTCGACACCGACCAGCTCTATGTCAAATCGACGGAAGAAATTACGCCGGCCTTTGCCGAATTCCCCGGCGCCGTCACAAACACCTGCCGCATCGCCGACAACTGCGACCTGGAGCTCGTCCTCAACAAGACGCACTTGCCGCAATACAAAGTCCCGGAAGGCTATACGCGCGAATCCTACGTGGAACATCTGGCCATCGAAGGACTCAAGGCCCGGCTGAAAGAACGCCCCAGCACGATTCTACCGGCCGCCTATGAACTGCGGCTGCGCGAAGAGCTGATGGTCATTTGCTCCATGGGCTTTGCCGGCTACTTCCTGATTGTCTGGGACATTATTCGCTTCGCCCGCTCACGCGGTATTCCCGTCGGGCCGGGACGCGGATCGGCGGCGGGCAGTCTCGTCGCCTATGCACTGCGCATCACAGACCTGGATCCGCTCGTCTACAGCCTGCTCTTCGAGCGGTTCCTGAATCCGGAACGTGTGTCCCTCCCCGATATCGACATGGACTTCTGCATGGATCGCCGCGGCGAGGTGATCAACTACGTCGTGGACAAGTACGGCAAGGACCACGTCGCGCAGATCATCACGTTCGGCACGCTCGGCGCGAAAGCGGCCATTCGCGATGTCGGCCGCGTGCTTGAAATTCCCTATGCCGAGGCCGACAAAGTCGCCAAGCTGATACCCAACCAGCTCAACATGACCTTGCAACAAGCCCTTGAGCTAGAGCCGAAGCTCATGGAGCTGGTCAACACCGACGCCCGAATCGCCGAACTCATGAAAGTCGCGCAGTCGTTGGAAGGCCTGGCGCGGCATGCTTCGACGCACGCCGCCGGCGTCGTCATCTCCGAAGGCCCCCTGACCGACCATGTGCCTCTCTACAAGGGGGCCAACGACGAAATCGTGACGCAATACACGATGGGCGACGTCGAAAAGATCGGCCTGGTCAAATTCGACTTCCTCGGTCTCAAGACCCTGACCATGATCCATCGGGCGGAGATTCTCATCAACGAAACGCATCCGGATCGGCCTCCGCTCGCAGTGGAACAGCTCCCGTTCGACGATGTAAAAACGTTCGATCTGCTCTCCTCCGGCAAAACCACCGGGATCTTCCAGCTGGAAAGCTCCGGCATGCGCGATCTGCTCACCGGCTTCCGGCCGGACCGGTTTGAGGACATCATCGCCATCATCGCCCTCTATCGCCCCGGTCCGATGGACCTGATTCCCGACTTCATCAAGCGCAAGCAGGGCAAAGTCCCGATCACCTACGAGACGCCTGAACTTGAGCCGATTCTGAAAGACACCTACGGGGTCATCGTCTATCAGGAACAGGTCATGGCGATCGCCAACAAGATCGCCGGCTTCTCACTGGGACAAGCCGACATTCTCCGCCGCGCCATGGGCAAGAAGAAGCCGGAGGAGATGGAGAAGCTGCGCGTCAAATTCCTGGAGGGCGCGAAGAACAACAAGATCGCCGAGAAGAAGGCGGAGAAGCTCTACGAGCTCATTCAAAAGTTCGCCGGGTACGGATTCAACAAGTCGCACGCGGCGGCCTATGCCGTGGTTTGCTATCACACCGGCTATCTCAAGGCGCACTACCCGACTGAGTTTATGGCCGCGCTCATGACCACGGACATGGGCAACCAGGATAAGATCGTCGGCTACTTCACCGAATGCCGCGACCTCGGCATCAAGGTGCTGGGGCCGGATATTAACGAGAGCGGCAAGAACTTTACGGTCATCGACCGCGCCATCCGGTTCGGCATGGCGGCGATTAAGAACGTGGGCGAAGGAGCCGTCGAATCCGTCCTCGCCATACGGGCAGAGACCGGTCCGTTCAAATCCTTCTTCGACTTCTGCCGCCGCGTCGACCTCCATAAGGTCAATAAACGCATGCTCGAAGGATTGATCAAAACCGGAGCCTTCGATTCCACCGCCGCAAAACGGGCGCAGCTCATGGCCGTGATGGATCAAGCCGTGGAAGACGGCGCCGCCGCACAGCGCGAGCGCGACCTCGGACAAACCAGCATCTTCGGCGACGAGCACAGCGGACCCGATGCCTCCGCCACGCTGGCCACGCCGCCGCTCCCCGCGATCGCTGAATGGGATCAAGCACTGCGCCTAAAATATGAACGAGAGCTGACCGGATTCTACATCACCGCTCATCCGCTCACTCGCTACGAAGCGACACTCAAAGCGCTCTCGACGGCCACAACCGTCGGATTGTCCGACGTGTCCGACGGGAAAGAAGTCCGGATCTGCGGCATCATCGCGTCGGTCAAATCGATGATCACCAAAAAGGGCGATCGGATGGCCTATCTGAACGTCGAAGATCTGCACGGGACCGTCGAAGTCATCGCCTTCCCGGATCTCTTCAAGACCGCCGGCGAGCTGATTGCACCGGAGCGGCTGGTGCGCATCACCGGCACCATCGACCGCGGAGACAAAGGCACCAAGCTGCGGGGTGTGAAGATCGAGCCGCTGGCCGATGTACAAACGCAATCCATCAAGCGCGTCCAGATCAGACTGTCGGATCCATCGGAGACCACCGACCAACTTCCGAAACTGCGCGACATTTTCACGCGTTATCCTGGCAACACGACGGTTTCACTGACGTTCTCGATGGGGAACGCCCTGGAAGCCGATACCGTCCCCCTGCCGAACCACACGATTTCCCCCAGCGAATATTTTGTGGCAGACGTTGAAGAAGTGCTAGGCAAAGGGGCACTGTCTTTGCTATCTTAGTGTACGTAATTGGGGGTATGCCTCCATAGGATTTCACCCTGGAATACCGAGCTCCATGCGCGACTATCTCGAGTTTGAAAAGCCGGTCCGCGAGATCGAAGAGAAGATCGAAAAGTTAGCGGCGGCCAATTCAGGTAAAGCCTCCACGCAGGAAGAAATCCGGAAGTTGCGCGGGAAGCTTGCGCAGGTCGAGACCCAGCTCTATAGCACATTGACCCCCTGGCAGCGGACTCAACTCGCCCGCCACCCCCAGCGCCCCAGCACTCTCGATTACATCAGCGAACTCAGCCGCGGATTTCTGGAACTCCATGGGGATCGCTCCTTCGGAGACGACCGGGCCATCGTCGGGGGATTTGCCAAGTTCAACGACCGTACAGTCATGATCATCGGACACCAGAAGGGTAAGACGCTGAAGGAGCGCATGCAGCGAAACTTCGGCATGCCCAATCCAGAAGGCTATCGGAAAGCCTTGCGGCTGATGCGCTTGGCGGAAAAGTTCGGCCATCCCATCATTACGTTCATCGATACTCCGGGAGCCTACCCCGGCATCGGCGCGGAAGAACGCGGACAGGCGGAAGCCATCGCCCGCAATCTCCTGGTGATGTCGCGGCTCAAAGTCCCGATTCTGTCCGTCGTGATCGGCGAAGGCGGCAGCGGCGGCGCGCTGGCGCTGGGAGTGTCAGACCGCGTCCTCATGCTGGAACATTCGGTCTATTCGGTGATTTCTCCTGAAGGTTGCGCGGCTATTCTCTGGGACAACCCCGCCAAGGTCCCGGATGCGGCCATGGCCCTTAAGATCACGGCCCAGGACCTGATGGGGCTTGGCGTGATCGATGAGATCGTTCCCGAACCCTTAGGCGGAGCGCACCGTGAACCCAAAGCCGTCTGCGACCGGGTTGCGAAAGCCCTCACCAATCAACTCTTTCAACTGCTCGATCTCCCGCACAACGAACTCCTGAACCAGCGCGACCTCAAGTTCCGGAAGATCGGCGCCGTCGAAGGACTCACTGCACTGGCCTAACCGCAACATTCCCCTATCCCAGCAACCCCGCATCCATGAATCGCTGTTGAATCGCTGTTTGCATGGCCGAGGCCACTTCCGCTCGGCAGTCATTTAAACTCTCATCCTGTAAATATCGCTCAATCGTCCGCGGCAGTTTTTTCCACCAGGCTCTCGCCGAGATCCGCACCTGATCCGCTTCGACACCTGTGCAGGCCAGCAGCTTCCGGATCTCGTGCTCGAAGAACGCGACATGCGTTTCTTCGTCATCCACGATGGACTGCATGTCCGGCCGGAGGCCGACCAGCAGCTTGGCAAACTCCAGCCCCAGCGCTTCGTATCCGAACAACAGCACGGCGAGCGACGACCACTGCTGCGGCACAGTCGGCAACACCTCACGTCCCCAGGACTGATAGCCCACCAGCGTTTCAAAATATTTCAAGTGGTCTTCCTCATCGGCTTCATGCTGTTTGAGGAAGGCCAGAACATTCGCCGGCACATCGCGCAACTGCGCCGCTCGCACCGCCCAGAGAGCCATAGCCTCGGCTTTAAGAAATCGCTCCAACAAGGATGGTTCGCACTCCGGCGGCAAGCGGAGCGGCTCAGCGTGATCGTGTAACGGTGACATAATCGACCGTCATAGTACGCGAGCCGCTTTTTATTGTCCAAGAGACCTAGGGGACGCACAGGTTGCCCCGATCCATTGACCAGCGCAAATCCGACCTTCTATTGTCAGAATCCATCGCATTTGAGACAGTACGTACAGCTACTCACCAGACCGGCGATATGTCCACGCACCGTAGATTGACGTCGGTCCACCAACGAGGACAGATTTCCATGAAGAGCCCCACTGCCTTGTCGCTATCGACGCGCCTATGTCCACTCAGCCTCTGCCTCCTCACCAGCGCCTTGCTCACGGGAGTCGGCTGTGTCAGCCAGCAAACTTATGACAAGACCAAAGACGAAACGAATGAACTGACCCGCGCCCTGGATGCGACGCGCACCGACATCACCGAGTTGGAGCAGCGCATTGCGGCGCTGAAGGCCGCGAATCGGCAGGAAGATGCCGTCGCCACCGAGCTGCGCGCGGCCATCCAGCGGGAAGAGGAAACGCTGCCGGTTCTCAGAAAACGCGCGGAAGAGAAGCTCGCCGCTCTCCAAACACAGGTGGCAACCCTTGTGAACCAAAGCCGTCTGCTCGCACGAGAGATGGCGGACGCGAAGCAGGAGGGCGTCTCATTGCAGGCGATGGTCACGCAGCACAAACAGGAGATGGAGGAATCACGTGCGCTGCTCACTCCGATCACACCGGCAACGAGCGCGCAGACCCCACCGACCGTGACGCCGGTTGCTCCCTCGATCACACCGATCAGTCCGGCCGTGCCGCCGCAACAGACGGCACAAGCCGCGCCGACCGCTCCTGTGAAGCCGGCGACCGCGCCTCGTCCGGCTAAGGTGGAACCAGCTCCGGCGGACGAGTCTTGGACCGATTGGATCAAGAACAGGGTATCCAGTATATGGAGTTGGATCTTCAACTAGGCAGTAGCAGTCCGGCCCCGCACAATCCCTGTCGTACCCTTCCGCCGCAGGCCGGAGCATTTTCCTTGCGCAAGAAGCAACAATCAACCAGGGAGATCGCGCGTGAATCGCCAAACAAAAGCATTGCTGGCAACCCTGTGTGCGATGCTGGTGACCGGTTGTGCCGGCATGCAAGGCCCGCCGGAGGATCTGCTGAAGCGAGTACCTGTCGTCGAGATCGGAAAGCCGGAACCCGCCGATAAAAATTACATCCTCTATATTCCCGGAGGCAAGACCATCCTCGTTCAGATGACGGTGAAGGGCCCCCTCATCGTCAATCCGGGAGAAGCCACCACCCGCATCCAACTGACCCAGAGCCTCTACCTCTATAAGGAATGGTCCAGCCTCGACGGAAGAACCTGGACCCATCAGGCCTTTCAAGGCCGCGTCGCCATCGGACTGGCACCCCAGGGCGGCATCGTCGAGGTCTTTGTGAATCGACCGGATTAGCGGGGCGTGAACCAGGCCACCGCTCCTGCGCCGGCTGCGCGGCCGCTGGCAAAGCAGGCCGTGAGCAGATACCCGCCCGTCGGGGCTTCCCAATCCAGCATCTCTCCAGCGCAAAAGACCCCCGGCACCTCGCGCAACATCAATCTGGCATCGACCGCTTCAAAAATAACGCCACCGGCCGAACTGATCGACTCCGCCAGCGGCCTGGTCGCAATCAGTTTCAACGACAGCGACTTGATCGCGGCGGCCAGTTTCGCCGGATCGGCAAAGTCTTCTTTTGACACGACCTCCCGCAAAAGGCCGACCTTCACTCCGGTCATGCCGAGCCGGCGCTCCAGATGCGTCGCCATGGTTTTTTTCCCGCGGGGCTTGGCAAGATCGTTCGTTAAACCGGAGAGATCACGGTCAGGCGCCAAATCCAGCCGCAAGACGGCGAATCCCTTGGTGGCAAGTTCATCACGGAGCAGTGCGGACATCGAATAGATCACGCCCCCCTCTACGCCCGTCGAGGTCACCACGAATTCGCCTTGCTGCCACTTTTCTCCGCCCGCCGGCGTCTGAATTTTCAACGCCACAGACTTCACCGGATGGCCGGCGAACTTCTTCTTGAAAATTTCCGTCCAGGCAATATCGAACCCGCAATTGGCCGGGCGCAACGGACTCACCGAGACGCCGCGCTGCGCAAGCCACGGCACCCAGGCCGCATCCGAACCCAGTTGCGGCCAACTCCCTCCGCCGAGCGCGAGGATCACCGCGTCGGCCCGAACGAGCTGCTTCCCCTCGGGAGAGTCGAACTGCAGCGCGCCTTGCGCATCCCATCCAAGCCAGCGATGCCGCACATGAAAGCGAACGCCGGCCTGACGGAGTCGCCGCAGCCAGGCCCGCAGCAACGGAGCCGACTTCATGTCTTTCGGAAACACCCGACCGGACGATCCTACAAATGTCTCAATCCCCAGTCCCTTGACCCAGGCGCGCAGGGCCTCCGGTCCAAAGCCGGCCAGGAGCGGAGCGATCTGAGTCCGCCGCATCCCATACCGCGACAGCATTTTCTCGACCGGCTCGGAATGCGTGAGATTCAGTCCACCCTTCCCGGCCAGCAAGAATTTGCGCCCGACCGACGGCATGGCGTCATACAAGTCCACCTGCGCTCCCGCTGCGCTCGCACTCTCCGCAGCCATCAGGCCTGCCGGACCGCCTCCGATAATCGCAATCTTCATCGGGCCCACCGCGATCCGTTCCCATCAAACTGCCACATCGTCATGTCGTGCTTCGCTTTCGTGTGATTGATTGTTTCAACACCAGCTGGATCACCGCCGCCTGATTGAATCGTTCGTCCCGGGCAGAATACACCAGCGTCACTGGTCCTTCCTTCGCCTGCTGCCGGACCGCGTCGAGCAGTGGCTGCTGTTCCCTTAATTCGATCCGATACCGCTCGCAAAATTCGTCCCACTTGGCCGGATCATGATTGAACCAGCGCCGCAAGACCGTGGACGGGGCAATGCCTCGCATCCACAGATCGATCTGTGCCGCGACTTTCGAAACACCCCTCGGCCACAGCCGATCCACCAGAATCCGATACCCATCGCCCTTCATCGCCGGCTCGTAGATGCGCTTGATCCTGACCAGGGTCGCGGCCATTACAATCCGATCGTTTCGATCCGCTGCAACTCTTCCGCCGTCAACGTGAATTGATCTGATGCCAGATCTTCCTTCATATGTTCGGGATTCGTGGTACCCGTCAGGGGCAACATCCCGATCTGCATAGCAAATCGGAAGACAATCTGAGCGAGCCCGGTCCCGTACTTCACTGCCATTGCGCGCACATCAGGCTCCGTGAAGACCTCGCGATTCGCCGTGAGGAGCGAGAAGCCCTGATAAATGATCTGGTTCGCCCGACACAGATCCCGCACTTCTTTGTCCCAGCCGAAAGCGGCATAGCAGCGATTCTGCACGACCATCGGCTTGTGCCTGGCCTTGGCACATAGCAGAGCGAGCTGTTCAGCCGACACACTGCTGACACCGATCATTTTGGTCTTGCCGGAATCGTAGAATGACTCGATCGCCGCCCAGACTTCCCAATCTGCCGCGCCCAATCCCCGCCTGGAATAGGGCCCATGCAGGACATAGGAGTCGAGATAGTCGGTGTGGAGATGCGACAAGGAACTCTGAAAGGACTGATTGACCTGTGTCGTAAGATCAACGCTCGCTTCATAGGGTGTCCGGTGGTCCTGCCCGTCAACCGAGGTA is a genomic window containing:
- a CDS encoding acetyl-CoA carboxylase carboxyltransferase subunit alpha produces the protein MRDYLEFEKPVREIEEKIEKLAAANSGKASTQEEIRKLRGKLAQVETQLYSTLTPWQRTQLARHPQRPSTLDYISELSRGFLELHGDRSFGDDRAIVGGFAKFNDRTVMIIGHQKGKTLKERMQRNFGMPNPEGYRKALRLMRLAEKFGHPIITFIDTPGAYPGIGAEERGQAEAIARNLLVMSRLKVPILSVVIGEGGSGGALALGVSDRVLMLEHSVYSVISPEGCAAILWDNPAKVPDAAMALKITAQDLMGLGVIDEIVPEPLGGAHREPKAVCDRVAKALTNQLFQLLDLPHNELLNQRDLKFRKIGAVEGLTALA
- the dnaE gene encoding DNA polymerase III subunit alpha; translation: MASSFVHLHLHTQFSLLDGANQIEPLVQQIKSFGQPAVAMTDHGNMFGAIEFYRKAKDAGVKPIIGCEAYMALGSRHAKKDSGLAHNDYYHLILLARNLTGYQNLIKLSSKAYLEGFYYKPRMDKELLKEHHEGLIALSGCLSGEIPYLIGQKDMDGAMAVAGEFQEIFGKEHFYLEVQANGLDHQRIANAGLIEIHKKMNIPMAGTNDCHYLKKEDSHPHELMLCLQTGKTLSDPNRMKFDTDQLYVKSTEEITPAFAEFPGAVTNTCRIADNCDLELVLNKTHLPQYKVPEGYTRESYVEHLAIEGLKARLKERPSTILPAAYELRLREELMVICSMGFAGYFLIVWDIIRFARSRGIPVGPGRGSAAGSLVAYALRITDLDPLVYSLLFERFLNPERVSLPDIDMDFCMDRRGEVINYVVDKYGKDHVAQIITFGTLGAKAAIRDVGRVLEIPYAEADKVAKLIPNQLNMTLQQALELEPKLMELVNTDARIAELMKVAQSLEGLARHASTHAAGVVISEGPLTDHVPLYKGANDEIVTQYTMGDVEKIGLVKFDFLGLKTLTMIHRAEILINETHPDRPPLAVEQLPFDDVKTFDLLSSGKTTGIFQLESSGMRDLLTGFRPDRFEDIIAIIALYRPGPMDLIPDFIKRKQGKVPITYETPELEPILKDTYGVIVYQEQVMAIANKIAGFSLGQADILRRAMGKKKPEEMEKLRVKFLEGAKNNKIAEKKAEKLYELIQKFAGYGFNKSHAAAYAVVCYHTGYLKAHYPTEFMAALMTTDMGNQDKIVGYFTECRDLGIKVLGPDINESGKNFTVIDRAIRFGMAAIKNVGEGAVESVLAIRAETGPFKSFFDFCRRVDLHKVNKRMLEGLIKTGAFDSTAAKRAQLMAVMDQAVEDGAAAQRERDLGQTSIFGDEHSGPDASATLATPPLPAIAEWDQALRLKYERELTGFYITAHPLTRYEATLKALSTATTVGLSDVSDGKEVRICGIIASVKSMITKKGDRMAYLNVEDLHGTVEVIAFPDLFKTAGELIAPERLVRITGTIDRGDKGTKLRGVKIEPLADVQTQSIKRVQIRLSDPSETTDQLPKLRDIFTRYPGNTTVSLTFSMGNALEADTVPLPNHTISPSEYFVADVEEVLGKGALSLLS
- a CDS encoding TIGR03862 family flavoprotein; this encodes MKIAIIGGGPAGLMAAESASAAGAQVDLYDAMPSVGRKFLLAGKGGLNLTHSEPVEKMLSRYGMRRTQIAPLLAGFGPEALRAWVKGLGIETFVGSSGRVFPKDMKSAPLLRAWLRRLRQAGVRFHVRHRWLGWDAQGALQFDSPEGKQLVRADAVILALGGGSWPQLGSDAAWVPWLAQRGVSVSPLRPANCGFDIAWTEIFKKKFAGHPVKSVALKIQTPAGGEKWQQGEFVVTSTGVEGGVIYSMSALLRDELATKGFAVLRLDLAPDRDLSGLTNDLAKPRGKKTMATHLERRLGMTGVKVGLLREVVSKEDFADPAKLAAAIKSLSLKLIATRPLAESISSAGGVIFEAVDARLMLREVPGVFCAGEMLDWEAPTGGYLLTACFASGRAAGAGAVAWFTPR
- a CDS encoding DUF488 domain-containing protein — translated: MAATLVRIKRIYEPAMKGDGYRILVDRLWPRGVSKVAAQIDLWMRGIAPSTVLRRWFNHDPAKWDEFCERYRIELREQQPLLDAVRQQAKEGPVTLVYSARDERFNQAAVIQLVLKQSITRKRSTT
- a CDS encoding aldo/keto reductase, with the protein product MTLMAYNGISIPSFMYGTAWKKEATSRLVQLAVASGFTAIDTANQLIHYQEALVGDALLVLAKQGFQREALFLQTKFTSVDGQDHRTPYEASVDLTTQVNQSFQSSLSHLHTDYLDSYVLHGPYSRRGLGAADWEVWAAIESFYDSGKTKMIGVSSVSAEQLALLCAKARHKPMVVQNRCYAAFGWDKEVRDLCRANQIIYQGFSLLTANREVFTEPDVRAMAVKYGTGLAQIVFRFAMQIGMLPLTGTTNPEHMKEDLASDQFTLTAEELQRIETIGL